From Chloroflexota bacterium, one genomic window encodes:
- a CDS encoding branched-chain amino acid ABC transporter permease, producing the protein MSTAVAYYLTTLLVYAGVDMMACWALNLQYGVTGLLNVAFILFQAAGAYTAAVLALPPDTANGGFQQYILGFGLPFPITVIGAGIAGGLLALIIGLISLRKLRSDYEAVVMLVVSIMATTVVSNAIPIFNGSAGVSLVPNPLDGLGVDPLLESWLYVGLVAVVALVTFLFVQRIVNSPFGRSLRSVRENEAAAAAVGKDVARLRLLMFVVGGVIAAASGGMLVGFIGLWAPSAWLYPETLVVFAAVIIGGRGNNFGAAVGALLVPVAFNEATRFLPQIGNPVLVDALQWIVIAVLILAFLWFRPQGIVPERRRIFARSTERPSRGAG; encoded by the coding sequence ATGAGCACCGCCGTCGCGTACTACCTCACGACGCTGCTCGTCTATGCCGGCGTGGACATGATGGCCTGCTGGGCACTCAACCTCCAGTACGGGGTGACGGGGCTCCTCAACGTCGCGTTCATCCTCTTCCAGGCGGCGGGCGCCTACACCGCCGCCGTCCTCGCCCTGCCGCCCGACACGGCCAACGGCGGGTTCCAGCAGTACATCCTCGGCTTCGGCCTGCCGTTCCCGATCACCGTCATCGGCGCCGGGATCGCCGGCGGGCTCCTCGCGCTCATCATCGGCCTCATCAGCCTCCGCAAACTCCGCAGCGACTACGAAGCCGTCGTCATGCTCGTCGTGTCGATCATGGCGACGACCGTCGTCTCGAACGCCATCCCGATCTTCAACGGATCGGCCGGCGTCTCCCTCGTCCCGAACCCGCTCGACGGCCTCGGCGTGGACCCACTCCTCGAGTCGTGGCTGTACGTCGGCCTCGTCGCCGTCGTGGCCCTCGTCACGTTCCTCTTCGTCCAGCGGATCGTGAACTCGCCGTTCGGACGGAGCCTGCGGTCCGTTCGCGAGAACGAGGCGGCCGCGGCGGCGGTCGGCAAGGACGTCGCCCGGCTGCGCCTCCTCATGTTCGTCGTCGGCGGCGTCATCGCGGCGGCGAGCGGCGGGATGCTCGTCGGGTTCATCGGCCTGTGGGCGCCGTCGGCGTGGCTCTACCCGGAGACGCTCGTCGTCTTCGCCGCGGTCATCATCGGTGGGCGCGGCAACAACTTCGGCGCCGCCGTCGGGGCGCTCCTCGTCCCGGTCGCGTTCAACGAGGCGACCCGGTTCCTGCCGCAGATCGGCAACCCGGTCCTCGTCGACGCACTGCAGTGGATCGTCATCGCGGTGCTCATCCTCGCCTTCCTGTGGTTCCGGCCGCAGGGCATCGTCCCGGAGCGACGGCGGATCTTCGCCCGATCGACCGAGCGTCCATCGCGAGGCGCCGGATGA
- a CDS encoding branched-chain amino acid ABC transporter permease, whose amino-acid sequence MSLDLYAAAFGFGLVTASILAIAAVGFTMQFGITNILNLAYGDLMTASAFVAYVANSFGVSIWIAILIGGLFGAVASVALNRIVYTPFLRRGTSPFGMVIVSLAVGLAIQNTLLGIGGPTAFSYQMDPGPTLRLGSIVLTVSQVVVMVIAVLAMAALAILLTRTRLGKAMRASAANAPLARSCGIRTDRVTDIVWAISGALCGIAGVVLVINTASFTAVTGSTFLVVVIAVAVLGGVGQPNGAMIGALIVGLATEIGAVIITPSYKDVIAFLILVVVLLLRPQGILSLVRSNA is encoded by the coding sequence GTGTCCCTCGACCTCTACGCCGCCGCCTTCGGCTTCGGGCTCGTCACCGCGAGCATCCTCGCCATCGCCGCGGTCGGCTTCACGATGCAGTTCGGCATCACGAACATCCTCAACCTGGCGTACGGGGATCTCATGACGGCCTCGGCGTTCGTCGCCTACGTCGCCAACTCCTTCGGCGTCAGCATCTGGATCGCGATCCTCATCGGCGGCCTCTTCGGAGCAGTCGCCTCCGTGGCCCTCAACCGGATCGTGTACACGCCGTTCCTTCGCCGCGGGACGTCGCCGTTCGGGATGGTCATCGTGTCGCTCGCCGTGGGCCTCGCGATCCAGAACACGCTCCTCGGGATCGGCGGCCCCACCGCGTTCAGCTACCAGATGGATCCGGGCCCGACGCTCCGCCTCGGCTCGATCGTCCTTACCGTCTCGCAGGTCGTCGTCATGGTCATCGCCGTCCTCGCGATGGCCGCCCTGGCGATCCTCCTCACCCGTACGCGTCTCGGGAAGGCGATGCGGGCGTCGGCGGCGAATGCTCCCCTCGCCCGGAGCTGCGGCATCCGGACGGATCGCGTGACGGACATCGTCTGGGCGATCTCGGGTGCCCTGTGCGGGATCGCGGGCGTGGTCCTCGTCATCAACACCGCATCGTTCACGGCGGTGACCGGGAGCACGTTCCTCGTCGTCGTCATCGCCGTGGCCGTGCTCGGCGGAGTCGGCCAGCCGAACGGGGCGATGATCGGCGCCCTCATCGTCGGCCTCGCCACGGAGATCGGCGCCGTGATCATCACGCCGAGCTACAAGGACGTCATCGCGTTCCTCATCCTCGTCGTGGTCCTGCTGCTCCGGCCACAGGGCATCCTCTCCCTTGTCCGATCGAACGCCTGA
- a CDS encoding ABC transporter substrate-binding protein has product MITGVFGRIGSRMVALAIVGALVGACSGSSATPAPTASPAAASGAPSAPASVAAASATPGAPLVFGDLAPFTGPDAFLGPRYLAGCYAGASNINSAGGVLGHPVNCQSFDTRGDPADAVPAAQQMLATNPNLALVFGVTSDEASSVVPILNRAPMVMFSVSGQAEFDKSTFQYYYRLIAADNLTGVAVAIIAHNLGYKNVALVFGNDIGSQGTVPTVTKAFQKLGGTIAINQAIALDQSSYRTEITQLLATHPDAIITETDGQTAGTYLSELKQLNNGKLLPIVGTDATVDPLWWKAASGPVGAADLAAAYSADNPSVILSGAPYDPFAAGINASTAQMSNITQYLTVPYTMHIYDSVTIGALAMVAANSTSPATYQPFIAKVCTASPGATVVHSFADGVKALQAGQTIDFVGPGDQTVLNQWHNSPGGFSVVKYGTDGSITTTGSISAADMQAAAP; this is encoded by the coding sequence ATGATCACCGGCGTCTTCGGCAGGATCGGCAGCCGGATGGTCGCCCTGGCGATCGTCGGAGCACTGGTCGGCGCGTGCTCGGGCAGCAGCGCCACTCCTGCACCCACCGCATCCCCGGCCGCGGCGAGCGGTGCGCCGTCGGCGCCCGCGAGTGTCGCTGCGGCGAGCGCCACCCCCGGCGCGCCGCTCGTCTTCGGCGACCTGGCGCCGTTCACCGGGCCGGACGCGTTCCTCGGACCGCGCTATCTGGCCGGCTGCTACGCCGGGGCGAGCAACATCAACTCGGCCGGCGGCGTCCTCGGTCATCCCGTCAACTGCCAGAGCTTCGACACCCGTGGCGATCCGGCCGATGCCGTCCCCGCGGCGCAGCAGATGCTCGCCACGAACCCGAACCTCGCGCTCGTCTTCGGCGTCACCTCGGATGAGGCATCGTCCGTCGTCCCGATCCTCAACCGGGCCCCGATGGTCATGTTCTCCGTGAGTGGCCAGGCCGAGTTCGACAAGTCGACGTTCCAGTACTACTACCGGCTCATCGCGGCCGACAACCTCACCGGCGTCGCTGTCGCGATCATCGCCCACAACCTCGGCTACAAGAACGTCGCCCTCGTGTTCGGCAACGACATCGGTTCCCAGGGGACGGTGCCGACGGTCACCAAGGCATTCCAGAAGCTCGGCGGCACGATCGCCATCAACCAGGCCATCGCCCTCGACCAGAGCTCCTACCGGACCGAGATCACCCAGCTCCTCGCCACCCATCCGGACGCGATCATCACCGAGACTGACGGCCAGACGGCCGGGACCTACCTCTCCGAGCTCAAGCAGCTCAACAACGGCAAGCTCCTTCCGATCGTCGGGACGGACGCCACCGTGGATCCCCTGTGGTGGAAGGCGGCGTCCGGCCCGGTCGGCGCGGCGGACCTCGCGGCGGCCTACTCGGCAGATAACCCGTCGGTCATCCTCAGCGGAGCGCCGTACGACCCGTTCGCCGCCGGGATCAACGCCTCGACGGCCCAGATGTCGAACATCACCCAGTACCTCACCGTGCCGTACACGATGCACATCTACGACTCGGTGACGATCGGTGCACTCGCCATGGTGGCGGCCAACAGCACGTCCCCGGCGACGTACCAGCCGTTCATCGCGAAGGTCTGCACCGCATCGCCGGGCGCGACGGTCGTCCACAGCTTCGCCGACGGGGTGAAGGCCCTCCAGGCGGGCCAGACGATCGACTTCGTCGGCCCCGGAGACCAGACCGTGCTCAACCAGTGGCACAACTCGCCGGGCGGCTTCAGCGTCGTGAAGTACGGCACGGACGGCTCGATCACGACGACGGGCTCGATCTCCGCTGCCGACATGCAGGCCGCCGCGCCGTAG
- a CDS encoding GntR family transcriptional regulator: protein MARRGPAKTLTEGVYLQLRADVLAGRLSPGEPLKAAEISTRFAVSVAVVREALTRLTEQGLAQSEPNRGFVVTPLSHDVLQALVGARAINDGAALRSSMERGDLDWEANVLAAHHRLAGTPEYETDDPARITEDWAAAHTMFHASLLQACGNATLLDICARLWSATELYRRWSLPQDARRDVRAEHAALMTAALDRDVPRAVERLLAHMYRTTDALREITARTD, encoded by the coding sequence ATGGCTCGCCGCGGACCCGCCAAGACCCTCACGGAGGGCGTGTACCTCCAGCTGCGTGCGGACGTGCTCGCCGGCCGGTTGTCGCCCGGCGAGCCGCTCAAGGCCGCCGAGATCAGCACCCGGTTCGCGGTCAGCGTCGCGGTGGTCCGCGAGGCACTCACCCGTCTCACCGAACAGGGGCTCGCACAGTCGGAGCCGAATCGCGGGTTCGTCGTCACCCCGCTCTCCCACGACGTGCTGCAGGCGCTCGTGGGGGCTCGTGCCATCAACGACGGGGCGGCCCTCCGCAGTTCGATGGAACGAGGCGATCTCGATTGGGAGGCAAACGTCCTCGCCGCCCATCACCGCCTCGCTGGGACACCAGAGTACGAGACCGATGATCCGGCCCGCATCACGGAAGACTGGGCCGCCGCCCACACCATGTTCCACGCCAGCCTCCTTCAGGCATGCGGGAACGCGACGCTCCTCGATATCTGCGCCCGGCTGTGGAGCGCGACGGAGCTGTACCGACGGTGGTCGCTGCCGCAGGACGCCCGCCGCGACGTGCGGGCCGAGCACGCTGCCCTCATGACGGCCGCGCTCGACCGCGATGTCCCGCGAGCCGTGGAGCGCCTGCTCGCCCACATGTACCGCACGACGGACGCCCTCCGCGAGATCACGGCCCGCACAGATTGA
- a CDS encoding trypsin-like peptidase domain-containing protein, translated as MDPFDPIDPFGPPAPLTAPAPPDPRDEAIGHVGHSSHSPRRRGELVLVLVAALLSASVASTATAIVVLSQAAPATTTPIGSSTSVTTAQAAAVTATTGSSAATRALDPVVSVAAAVTPAVVTITTDIAVGGRFGGTGVGVGSGVIYAADGYILTNAHVVEGARSLTVTLSDGRVLPATVVVADPAADLAVVKVGATGLPTAAIGRSDALRVGQLVVAIGSPLGTYTDTVTSGILSAEGRSITVADDQTGQPRTLTNLLQTDAAINPGNSGGPLVDANGAVIGIDTATAGNAAGLGFAIPIDAAKAIMAQARAAA; from the coding sequence ATGGACCCGTTCGATCCGATCGATCCCTTCGGCCCACCCGCCCCCCTCACCGCACCCGCCCCGCCCGACCCTCGAGACGAGGCGATCGGGCACGTCGGCCACTCTTCGCACTCGCCGCGGCGCCGCGGCGAGCTCGTCCTCGTCCTCGTCGCGGCGCTCCTGTCCGCCAGTGTCGCCTCCACCGCGACGGCGATCGTCGTCCTGTCTCAGGCGGCGCCCGCCACGACGACACCGATCGGGTCGAGCACCTCGGTGACCACAGCGCAGGCAGCCGCCGTGACCGCCACGACCGGCTCGTCCGCCGCGACGCGCGCGCTCGATCCTGTGGTGAGCGTCGCCGCCGCGGTGACGCCCGCCGTCGTGACGATCACCACCGATATCGCCGTGGGCGGCCGCTTCGGTGGCACGGGAGTGGGGGTGGGCTCCGGTGTCATCTACGCCGCGGACGGCTACATCCTCACGAACGCACACGTCGTCGAAGGCGCGAGGTCGCTCACGGTCACCCTGAGCGACGGCCGGGTCCTCCCGGCGACGGTCGTCGTCGCCGACCCCGCGGCGGACCTCGCGGTCGTCAAGGTCGGTGCCACCGGGCTTCCGACCGCGGCCATCGGGCGATCCGACGCGCTCAGGGTCGGCCAGCTCGTGGTCGCCATCGGCAGCCCACTCGGCACGTACACGGACACCGTGACGAGCGGGATCCTCTCGGCCGAGGGCCGATCGATCACCGTCGCCGACGATCAGACCGGGCAACCGCGGACGCTGACGAACCTTCTCCAGACGGACGCCGCGATCAACCCCGGCAACAGCGGCGGCCCGCTCGTCGACGCGAACGGAGCAGTGATCGGCATCGACACCGCGACGGCCGGCAATGCCGCGGGCCTCGGCTTCGCGATCCCGATCGACGCGGCGAAGGCGATCATGGCCCAGGCGCGCGCCGCCGCCTGA
- a CDS encoding FAD-dependent oxidoreductase has product MTIGDSPEEPPLTGRTDADVVIIGGGFTGLWTAIHLTDTRPDIRIELLEQEVVGFGASGRNGGFCEASLTHGLANGLRHFPDEIAILEREGAANLRAIVAFTRDHWIDCDLEETGTLRVADHPWQVPQFEAWVGTARSHGLDLRFLDRDAIQAEVHSPRWLAGIAAPPTDNVMIDPAKLCRGLKRVALERGVRIRERTPAMSIEAARGGVAVATSRGLVRAGHAVVATSAYSGWRRDLRSRFIPVYDYTLVSEPLTPEQRTAIGWRGRQGMSDANNRFHYFRLTADDRILWGGYDAIYHPGSRVGPAYDTRAATFALLERQFHETFPQLSTLPFPYRWGGAIDTTTRFTVSVGTSMGGRVVHALGYTGLGVGASRWAAGLVRDHILRPDSDLLRLRFARSRPLPFPPEPLRTLAVAVMQRELARADRDDGRRGLVLRTLDRIGIGFDS; this is encoded by the coding sequence ATGACGATCGGCGACTCGCCCGAGGAGCCGCCGCTCACGGGCCGGACGGACGCCGACGTGGTCATCATCGGCGGCGGGTTCACGGGCCTGTGGACGGCGATCCACCTCACCGATACGCGGCCGGACATCCGCATCGAACTGCTCGAGCAGGAGGTGGTGGGTTTCGGGGCGAGCGGCCGGAATGGTGGCTTCTGCGAGGCGAGCCTCACCCACGGTCTCGCCAACGGCCTGCGCCACTTTCCGGATGAGATCGCGATCCTCGAACGAGAGGGAGCGGCGAATCTCCGGGCGATCGTCGCCTTCACCCGCGACCACTGGATCGACTGCGACCTCGAGGAGACCGGCACGCTCCGGGTGGCCGACCACCCGTGGCAGGTCCCGCAGTTCGAGGCCTGGGTGGGAACCGCGCGGAGTCACGGTCTCGACCTGCGCTTCCTCGATCGCGACGCGATCCAGGCGGAGGTCCACTCCCCGCGCTGGCTCGCCGGGATCGCCGCCCCGCCTACCGACAACGTCATGATCGACCCGGCAAAGCTCTGCCGGGGCCTCAAGCGCGTCGCACTCGAGCGCGGGGTGCGGATTCGCGAACGGACGCCGGCGATGTCCATCGAGGCCGCCCGCGGCGGCGTGGCGGTCGCGACGAGCCGCGGGCTCGTGCGGGCCGGTCACGCGGTCGTCGCGACCTCCGCGTACTCGGGCTGGCGTCGCGACCTCCGCTCGCGCTTCATCCCCGTCTACGACTACACCCTCGTCTCGGAGCCGCTGACGCCCGAGCAGCGGACGGCGATCGGGTGGCGAGGGCGCCAGGGGATGTCCGACGCGAACAACCGGTTCCACTACTTCCGGCTCACCGCCGACGACCGCATCCTGTGGGGCGGCTACGACGCGATCTACCACCCCGGAAGCCGGGTCGGGCCGGCGTACGACACCCGGGCGGCGACGTTCGCCCTCCTCGAGCGGCAGTTCCACGAGACATTCCCCCAGCTCTCGACCCTCCCCTTCCCGTACCGCTGGGGCGGCGCGATCGATACGACGACGCGCTTCACGGTGAGCGTCGGCACGAGCATGGGCGGTCGGGTCGTCCACGCCCTCGGCTACACAGGCCTCGGCGTCGGAGCGAGCCGCTGGGCGGCCGGCCTCGTCCGCGATCACATCCTCCGCCCGGATTCGGACCTGCTCAGGCTCCGCTTCGCCCGGTCCCGCCCGTTGCCGTTCCCGCCGGAGCCGCTCCGGACGCTCGCCGTCGCGGTCATGCAGCGTGAGCTGGCCCGCGCGGACCGCGACGACGGGCGTCGCGGTCTCGTCCTTCGGACGCTCGACCGGATCGGGATCGGCTTCGACAGCTGA
- a CDS encoding sugar ABC transporter permease codes for MSASTLPTDPRLIGEQPGLGGAIAGYRRRVRQGDIGQLPVVIGLILIWGIFFWASNGIFLKPENLVNLALQMAPVGTMAIGVVFVLLLGEIDLTIGIVSGVTSAIMAVVNVKMGLPGPVAVLAGLGSGVAIGLLQGLWITRFRIPSFVVTLAGLIGWEGALLFILGDTGTINIRDPFLVGFAGTFFNGIAAWGLGVLFVLYLAGSWLLTRRSRLAAGLGAEGAPALVIRITVVAIFVFVALFVLQQDRGLPLSLVLFVGVIVAMDYIVKRTRFGRMVFAVGGNAEAARRAGIPVDRVRVTVFVIASTMSAWGGVLAASRLLGVAQSTGSGPVLLNAIASAVIGGTSLFGGRGTVWAALLGILVIQSISNGMDLLSFDPAVKSMITGIVLLAAVTIDAVARRGRAAIR; via the coding sequence ATGTCAGCCAGCACGCTCCCCACCGATCCGCGACTCATCGGCGAGCAGCCCGGTCTCGGCGGCGCCATCGCCGGCTACCGGCGGCGCGTCCGGCAGGGCGACATCGGCCAGTTGCCGGTCGTCATCGGGCTCATCCTCATCTGGGGCATCTTCTTCTGGGCTTCGAACGGGATCTTCCTCAAGCCCGAGAACCTCGTGAACCTCGCCCTCCAGATGGCGCCGGTGGGGACGATGGCGATCGGCGTCGTCTTCGTCCTCCTGCTCGGCGAGATCGACCTGACGATCGGCATCGTCAGCGGCGTCACCTCGGCGATCATGGCCGTCGTCAACGTGAAGATGGGGCTCCCGGGCCCCGTCGCCGTCCTCGCCGGGCTCGGCTCGGGCGTCGCGATCGGCCTCCTCCAGGGCCTCTGGATCACGCGGTTCCGGATCCCGTCGTTCGTCGTTACCCTGGCCGGTCTCATCGGCTGGGAGGGTGCCCTCCTCTTCATCCTCGGCGACACCGGGACGATCAACATCCGCGACCCGTTCCTCGTCGGATTCGCCGGCACGTTCTTCAACGGCATCGCCGCCTGGGGCCTCGGCGTCCTCTTCGTTCTCTACCTTGCCGGTTCGTGGCTCCTCACCCGCCGCAGCCGTCTCGCCGCCGGGCTCGGCGCGGAGGGTGCCCCGGCCCTCGTCATCCGGATCACAGTGGTGGCGATCTTCGTCTTCGTCGCCCTCTTCGTCCTGCAGCAGGATCGGGGCCTGCCGCTCTCGCTCGTCCTGTTCGTCGGCGTCATCGTCGCCATGGATTACATCGTCAAGCGGACGCGCTTCGGGCGGATGGTCTTCGCCGTGGGCGGGAACGCCGAGGCCGCCCGGCGGGCCGGCATCCCGGTCGACCGGGTCCGGGTGACCGTCTTCGTCATCGCCTCGACGATGTCCGCGTGGGGTGGTGTGCTCGCCGCCTCGCGGCTCCTCGGCGTCGCCCAATCCACGGGGAGCGGCCCCGTCCTCCTCAACGCCATCGCGTCGGCGGTCATCGGCGGGACGAGCCTGTTCGGCGGTCGGGGCACGGTCTGGGCGGCGCTGCTCGGGATCCTCGTCATCCAGTCGATCTCGAACGGGATGGACCTCCTCTCGTTCGACCCGGCCGTGAAGTCGATGATCACCGGGATCGTCCTCCTCGCCGCGGTGACGATCGACGCGGTCGCCCGTCGCGGGCGGGCCGCGATCCGGTAG
- a CDS encoding sugar ABC transporter ATP-binding protein: MVGVSGTPLLELSGISKTFGAVQALMDVRFDVFQGEVVALVGDNGAGKSTLIKVISGIFPADAGTIRFDGREVAIHSPKDATALGIATVYQDLALCDNLDVVANLFLGREAGRPAGPAGLLDEVGMERRSIEVLRRLSVKIPSVRTPIASLSGGQRQSVAVARSVLWENRVVVLDEPTAALGVAQTKEVLDLVKRLREEGHAVVLISHNLADVFEVADRVTVLRLGRFVGTYDAKTVGREQLVGLMTGAVPGESVAARAVSNGDGATSSAAGQGVD, translated from the coding sequence ATGGTCGGAGTCTCGGGCACGCCGCTCCTGGAGTTGTCGGGGATCAGCAAGACCTTCGGGGCCGTCCAGGCCCTGATGGACGTCCGCTTCGACGTCTTCCAGGGCGAGGTGGTCGCGCTGGTCGGGGACAATGGGGCCGGTAAGTCGACCCTCATCAAGGTGATCTCCGGGATCTTCCCGGCCGACGCCGGAACGATCCGGTTCGACGGCCGCGAGGTCGCGATCCACAGCCCGAAGGACGCGACCGCCCTCGGGATCGCGACCGTCTACCAGGACCTCGCCCTGTGCGACAACCTCGATGTCGTCGCGAACCTCTTCCTCGGCCGGGAGGCCGGCCGCCCGGCCGGTCCCGCCGGGCTTCTCGACGAGGTCGGGATGGAGCGTCGATCCATCGAAGTCCTCCGCCGCCTGTCCGTGAAGATCCCGAGCGTCCGGACGCCGATCGCGTCGCTCTCCGGCGGCCAGCGCCAGTCCGTCGCCGTCGCCCGGAGCGTGCTCTGGGAGAACCGGGTCGTCGTCCTCGACGAGCCCACCGCGGCTCTTGGCGTGGCACAGACCAAGGAGGTGCTGGACCTTGTCAAGCGGCTCCGCGAGGAGGGCCATGCCGTCGTCCTCATCAGCCACAACCTCGCCGACGTGTTCGAGGTGGCGGATCGGGTGACCGTTCTCCGGCTCGGCCGCTTCGTCGGCACCTACGACGCGAAGACGGTCGGCCGCGAGCAGCTCGTCGGCCTCATGACCGGTGCCGTCCCGGGCGAGAGCGTCGCTGCCCGCGCGGTGTCGAACGGGGATGGCGCCACGAGCTCGGCCGCGGGCCAGGGAGTCGACTGA
- a CDS encoding substrate-binding domain-containing protein yields MVSSLKRVAAVIAVTAVVAAACSSAATPSPSASSAAGGSSATGIVALLLPEKQTARYEAADKPFFAAEFAKVCPNATLDYQNAGGDAPTQQQQAEAEIAKGAKVLVLDAQDGKSLGQVMTDAAAKGIKVISYDRLITAANSKPDYYISFDNEKVGELQGTALLAKLTADGKTNPKLVWINGSPQDNNATLFKQGAHKVLDGKVTIVKEDAMANWKPEEAQAIMEAAITQFGAAGYDGVYVANDGGAGGVYAAEQAAGIDPKTKPMTGQDAQLDAIQRIVAGQQYMTVYKAIQPEAAQAADLACQLLGGTVPTSTSTVNNGTIDVPSILLTPIAVTVDGSNGTTSVENSVVKDQFYGANTVSQICTSAFQAACTAAGVK; encoded by the coding sequence ATGGTATCCAGTCTCAAGCGCGTGGCCGCGGTGATCGCGGTCACAGCCGTCGTGGCGGCGGCATGCAGCAGCGCGGCGACCCCCAGCCCGAGCGCGTCGAGCGCCGCGGGCGGCAGCAGCGCGACGGGCATCGTCGCCCTGCTGCTCCCGGAGAAGCAGACCGCTCGCTACGAAGCGGCGGACAAGCCCTTCTTCGCGGCCGAGTTCGCGAAGGTCTGCCCGAACGCGACGCTCGACTACCAGAACGCCGGCGGCGACGCGCCGACGCAGCAGCAGCAGGCAGAGGCCGAGATCGCCAAGGGCGCCAAGGTCCTCGTGCTCGACGCGCAGGACGGCAAGTCGCTCGGTCAGGTCATGACCGACGCGGCGGCCAAGGGCATCAAGGTCATCAGCTACGACCGGCTCATCACCGCGGCCAACTCGAAGCCCGACTACTACATCTCCTTCGACAACGAGAAGGTTGGCGAACTCCAGGGAACGGCCCTCCTCGCCAAGCTCACCGCCGACGGCAAGACGAACCCCAAGCTCGTCTGGATCAACGGCTCGCCGCAGGACAACAATGCGACGCTCTTCAAGCAGGGCGCCCACAAGGTCCTCGACGGCAAGGTGACGATCGTCAAGGAAGACGCCATGGCGAACTGGAAGCCTGAAGAGGCCCAGGCCATCATGGAAGCGGCCATCACCCAGTTCGGCGCTGCCGGCTACGACGGCGTCTACGTCGCCAACGACGGCGGCGCGGGCGGCGTCTACGCGGCCGAGCAGGCTGCAGGCATCGATCCCAAGACCAAGCCGATGACGGGCCAGGACGCCCAGCTCGACGCGATCCAGCGGATCGTCGCCGGCCAGCAGTACATGACCGTCTACAAGGCGATCCAGCCGGAGGCCGCCCAGGCCGCCGACCTCGCCTGCCAGCTCCTCGGCGGGACCGTCCCGACGTCGACCTCGACCGTGAACAACGGTACGATCGACGTCCCATCGATCCTGCTCACCCCGATCGCCGTGACCGTGGACGGGAGCAACGGCACCACCTCCGTCGAGAACTCGGTCGTCAAGGACCAGTTCTACGGAGCGAACACCGTTTCGCAGATCTGCACGAGCGCGTTCCAGGCCGCCTGCACGGCGGCCGGCGTCAAGTAG